The Lepeophtheirus salmonis chromosome 1, UVic_Lsal_1.4, whole genome shotgun sequence genome has a segment encoding these proteins:
- the LOC121132337 gene encoding hexokinase type 2, translating into MGQGSCSKEGAPCNSIISGKSYNVTKPDRSEFYYSEDTNNNRLSTNSKELPLKNSKMSESEAKRIAELEELLIKKDAEIQSYRKSLQEMPDWSKVQGQICLRNQDSTCVLMQSYKPKTVDDKRRQLEDYVRDLIINNDHISEMEKRMRSAITKGLKKETHKEASVKCFPTYVRDLPSGHENGQFLALDLGGTNFRVVLMEIGECGKFEMDSEVYAISKDLMEGTGSALFDHIASCLAKFVHTRKIQDKNLPLGFTFSFPCRQKGLAVGELISWTKGFKCLGVEGEDVVTLLMKAVKKRDDINVDIAAILNDTTGCLMSCAWKNPKCRIGLIIGTGTNACYLEELDNVDLWDGDSNEPKHMIVNTEWGAFGDHGELDYIQTKWDKRVDEGSINPGKQIFEKMISGMYMGEVVRQVLVDLVNEGLIFNGCNTQSIFERGRFFTKYVSEIESDQVGDFTLCRKSLQDLGIQDPSDEDCSSIRYVCEKVSRRAGFMVAAGIAALLKKMNYKDVVVAIDGSVFRFHPHFPNIMKSRISQLMGIDYKFDLMLSTDGSGRGAALVAATLLGQCAI; encoded by the exons ATGGGCCAAGGATCTTGCAGTAAGGAGGGAGCGCcttgtaattcaataattagcGGCAAGTCTTATAACGTTACAAAACCCGATCGTAGTGAGTTTTATTATTCTGAAGATACTAACAATAACAGACTTTCAACTAACTCCAAGGAACTTCCATTAAAAAACAGCAAAATGTCCGAATCAGAAGCAAAACGAATTGCCGAATTAGAAGAATTGTTAATCAAAAAAGATGCAGAGATTCAATCCTATCGAAAATCTTTGCAGGAAATGCCAGATTGGTCAAAGGTCCAGGGGCAAATCTGCTTAAG AAATCAGGATTCAACATGTGTTCTTATGCAATCTTATAAGCCAAAAACGGTGGATGATAAAAGACGTCAATTAGAGGATTATGTTCGTGATTTAATCATCAATAATGATCATATTTCCGAAATGGAGAAACGAATGCGATCCGCAATAACTAAGGGTCTTAAAAAGGAAACACACAAAGAAGCTTCTGTCAAATGTTTTCCAACCTATGTCCGTGATCTTCCTTCAGGTCATGAGAATGGACAATTTTTGGCCTTGGATTTGGGCGGAACCAACTTCCGTGTTGTTCTTATGGAGATTGGAGAATGTGGAAA ATTTGAAATGGACTCAGAAGTATATGCCATCTCAAAAGATCTTATGGAAGGAACAGGCTCTGCTCTTTTTGATCACATTGCTTCCTGTCTGGCAAAGTTTGTTCACACACGTAAAATACAAGACAAAAATTTGCCATTAGGTTTTACATTCAGCTTTCCCTGTAGACAAAAAG GTCTTGCTGTTGGTGAGCTCATCAGTTGGACAAAGGGATTTAAATGCTTGGGAGTGGAAGGTGAGGACGTCGTAACCCTTTTAATGAAAGCCGTAAAGAAAAGGGACGATATAAACGTGGATATTGCAGCAATACTTAATGATACGACGGGTTGTCTCATGTCATGTGCTTGGAAGAATCCAAAATGTCGAATTGGTCTTATTATCGGAACTGGAACGAATGCTTGTTATCTAGAAGAGTTGGATAAT GTGGATCTTTGGGACGGAGATTCAAATGAACCTAAACATATGATTGTCAATACTGAATGGGGTGCATTTGGAGATCATGGAGAATTAGACTATATTCAAACGAAATGGGATAAAAGAGTTGATGAAGGATCTATCAATCCAggtaaacaaatttttgaaaaaatgatatctgGAATGTATATGGGTGAAGTCGTACGTCAAGTCCTGGTTGATTTAGTGAATGAAGGTCTAATTTTCAATGGTTGTAACACACAAAGTATTTTCGAAAGAGGAAGattctttacaaaatatgtttcgGAAATTGAATCGGATCAAGTAGGAGATTTTACTCTATGTCGTAAGTCCCTTCAAGATTTGGGCATCCAGGATCCAAGTGATGAGGACTGCTCTTCCATTCGCTACGTTTGTGAAAAAGTATCTCGGCGTGCAGGCTTCATGGTGGCAGCTGGTATTGCAGCATTActcaagaaaatgaattacaaggACGTTGTAGTCGCCATTGATGGCTCTGTCTTCAGATTTCATCCTCATTTCCCCAATATCATGAAATCGAGAATATCTCAATTAATGGgtattgattataaatttgatttaatgttATCAACTGATGGTTCTGGAAGAGGGGCAGCTCTTGTTGCTGCAACTCTTTTGGGACAATGTGCAATCTAA